One Ochotona princeps isolate mOchPri1 chromosome 29, mOchPri1.hap1, whole genome shotgun sequence genomic region harbors:
- the RTL10 gene encoding protein Bop — protein MSHGQPQRQGPPIPIQAAANYANAHPWEQMDPASGAVAYAPMVDPWIERPCCGDPVCVRTTMEQKSPDSSAPDQKPPERVPLAVRVPRPLRVDFHWVPGSDPGTFDGSPWLLDRFLAQLGDYMSFRFDHYQDQLSRVCEILGRLTGRARAWAAPYLDGQLPLPNDYELFCQELEGIVHDPENIAAFRAAMPCSLPPASSQPPVAPQLPVVRQYLARFAEALALNMRTPPRPVPAASATPAGPRPESTPRNAQQNIPGPTETPAPSSSAGSPGPVGAAAPQPEGGALEAACPILSESVRPHAQKEDLACAGAPEPQKTEEGVTETQGGQEVSSDAPQGVLETPGEPSFSPVPSPTSLGSQPDPDSCDEVACASGEARDPHLGHSDLPTGPGDLKEG, from the coding sequence ATGTCTCACGGCCAGCCCCAGCGGCAAGGCCCTCCTATTCCCATCCAGGCAGCAGCCAATTACGCCAACGCACACCCTTGGGAGCAGATGGACCCAGCCTCTGGTGCGGTGGCGTATGCCCCCATGGTGGATCCCTGGATTGAGAGGCCCTGCTGCGGGGACCCGGTTTGCGTGCGCACCACCATGGAGCAGAAGAGCCCCGACAGCAGCGCCCCTGACCAGAAGCCCCCAGAGAGAGTGCCCCTTGCTGTGCGCGTACCCCGGCCCCTGCGGGTGGACTTCCACTGGGTGCCTGGCTCAGATCCAGGCACCTTCGACGGCTCCCCGTGGCTGCTGGACCGCTTTTTGGCCCAGCTGGGTGATTACATGTCCTTCCGCTTCGATCACTACCAAGACCAGCTCAGCCGTGTCTGCGAGATCCTCGGCCGCCTGACTGGCCGTGCCCGGGCATGGGCAGCCCCCTACCTGGACGGGCAGCTGCCCCTGCCTAATGATTATGAGCTCTTCTGCCAAGAGCTTGAGGGAATAGTTCATGACCCTGAGAATATTGCCGCGTTCCGTGCCGCCatgccctgctccctgcccccggCCTCGAGCCAGCCGCCAGTGGCCCCGCAGCTGCCCGTGGTGAGGCAGTACTTAGCCAGGTTCGCAGAGGCCCTGGCTCTCAACATGCGCACTCCCCCGAGGCCTGTCCCAGCAGCATCGGCCACCCCTGCAGGACCTAGGCCTGAATCCACACCCAGAAATGCCCAGCAGAACATCCCTGGGCCCACAGAGACCCCTGCACCCTCGAGTTCTGCGGGGAGCCCTGGTCCTGTTGGGGCAGCTGCCCCCCAGCCTGAGGGGGGAGCCCTCGAGGCTGCTTGCCCTATACTCTCAGAATCTGTGAGGCCACATGCCCAGAAGGAGGACCTAGCGTGTGCAGGGGCTCCAGAGCCCCAGAAAACAGAGGAAGGGGTAACTGAGACCCAGGGAGGCCAGGAGGTGTCCTCGGACGCCCCCCAGGGAGTACTGGAGACCCCAGGAGAGCCATCATTTTCTCCTGTCCCATCCCCTACATCCCTGGGTTCTCAACCTGACCCAGACAGTTGTGATGAAGTGGCCTGTGCGTCCGGAGAGGCCCGTGACCCCCATTTGGGGCACAGTGACCTCCCCACGGGGCCAGGTGACCTCAAAGAGGGGTGA